A genome region from Bordetella genomosp. 10 includes the following:
- the tsf gene encoding translation elongation factor Ts — protein sequence MAEITASMVKELREKTDAPMMECKKALTEAEGDLARAEEILRVKLGNKASKAASRVTAEGLIGLFITPDAKQGAVIEVNCETDFVGKNADFVEFVNKLAELVAVKNPADVAALSDLPFGEGTVESTRSALVGKIGENISVRRFKRIETGDKLASYVHGGRIGVLVEFSGADSVGKDLAMHIAATKPKALNADGVPAADIATERSVAEQKAAESGKPADIVAKMVEGSVQKFLKEVTLLSQPFVKNDKQSVEQMLKAENAKISQFALFIVGEGIEKKVTDFAAEVAAAAAGTA from the coding sequence ATGGCTGAAATTACCGCCTCGATGGTCAAGGAACTGCGCGAGAAGACCGACGCGCCCATGATGGAATGCAAGAAGGCGCTGACCGAAGCCGAGGGCGACCTGGCCCGCGCCGAGGAAATCCTGCGCGTCAAGCTGGGCAACAAGGCCAGCAAGGCCGCCTCGCGCGTCACCGCCGAAGGCCTGATCGGCCTGTTCATCACGCCCGACGCCAAGCAGGGCGCCGTCATCGAAGTCAACTGCGAAACCGACTTCGTGGGCAAGAACGCCGACTTCGTCGAATTCGTCAACAAGCTGGCCGAACTCGTCGCCGTGAAGAACCCGGCCGACGTGGCCGCGCTGTCCGATCTGCCCTTCGGCGAAGGCACCGTCGAATCGACGCGTTCCGCCCTGGTCGGGAAGATCGGCGAAAACATCTCGGTGCGCCGCTTCAAGCGCATCGAAACCGGCGACAAGCTGGCCAGCTACGTGCACGGCGGCCGCATCGGCGTGCTGGTCGAGTTCAGCGGCGCGGACAGCGTCGGCAAGGACCTGGCCATGCACATCGCCGCCACCAAGCCCAAGGCCCTGAACGCCGACGGCGTGCCGGCGGCGGACATCGCCACGGAACGCTCGGTGGCCGAGCAGAAGGCCGCCGAATCGGGCAAGCCGGCCGACATCGTCGCCAAGATGGTGGAAGGCTCGGTGCAGAAGTTCCTGAAGGAAGTCACGCTGCTGTCGCAGCCCTTCGTCAAGAACGACAAGCAGTCCGTCGAGCAGATGCTGAAGGCCGAAAACGCCAAGATCTCGCAATTCGCCCTGTTCATCGTGGGCGAAGGCATCGAGAAGAAGGTTACCGACTTCGCGGCGGAAGTGGCCGCGGCGGCGGCGGGCACCGCCTGA
- the map gene encoding type I methionyl aminopeptidase, giving the protein MGIVTDPADLDKMRLACQGAARVLDYLTPFVKPGVTTGELDRLALDYVNHTLQAKSATVGYAPPGYPPFPGAICTSVNHQVCHGIPGDKVLKNGDIVNIDVTIIKDGWFGDTSRMYYVGEPSVLARRLTDTTYECMWLGIQQVRGGATLGDIGHAIQKYAEGKGYSVVREFCGHGVGRRFHEDPQVLHYGKPGSGVKLVPGMIFTIEPMINAGRREIRQLSDGWTVVTRDHSLSAQWEHTVLVTETGYEVLTVSPDMPAPPAFIAEPVALPAA; this is encoded by the coding sequence ATGGGCATAGTCACCGACCCCGCCGATTTGGACAAAATGCGCCTGGCCTGCCAGGGCGCCGCACGCGTACTCGATTATCTGACCCCGTTTGTCAAGCCGGGCGTCACCACGGGCGAGCTCGATCGCCTGGCGCTCGACTACGTCAACCACACGCTACAGGCGAAATCGGCCACGGTAGGGTATGCCCCGCCCGGCTACCCGCCCTTCCCCGGCGCCATCTGTACCTCGGTCAACCACCAGGTCTGCCACGGCATTCCCGGCGACAAGGTGCTGAAGAACGGCGACATCGTGAACATCGACGTCACCATCATCAAGGACGGCTGGTTCGGCGACACCAGCCGCATGTACTACGTGGGCGAGCCCTCCGTGCTGGCGCGCCGCCTGACGGACACCACCTACGAATGCATGTGGCTGGGCATCCAGCAGGTGCGCGGCGGCGCCACCCTGGGCGACATCGGCCATGCCATCCAGAAATACGCCGAGGGCAAGGGCTATTCCGTGGTGCGCGAATTCTGCGGTCACGGCGTCGGCCGGCGCTTCCATGAAGACCCCCAGGTGCTGCACTACGGCAAGCCGGGCAGCGGCGTGAAGCTGGTGCCGGGCATGATTTTCACCATCGAGCCGATGATCAACGCGGGCCGCCGCGAAATCCGCCAGCTTTCCGACGGCTGGACCGTGGTGACGCGCGACCACAGCCTGTCGGCCCAGTGGGAACACACCGTGCTGGTGACGGAAACCGGCTATGAGGTGCTGACCGTGTCGCCCGACATGCCGGCGCCGCCCGCCTTCATCGCCGAACCCGTGGCCCTGCCCGCCGCCTGA
- the purF gene encoding amidophosphoribosyltransferase — protein MCGIVGVMGRGPVNQLLYDSLLLLQHRGQDAAGIATAQGNQFNMYKAHGLVRDVFRTRNMRSLPGNSGVGQVRYPTAGSSDSEEEAQPFYVNAPFGIMMTHNGNLTNWRELRESLFRVDRRHINTNSDSEVLLNVLAHELQSSANGVSLDDDAIFRAVGAVHRRVKGAYAVIAQIAGYGLLGFRDPNGIRPLCLGRMEGDEGVEWMLASESVALEGSGFSFVRDIAPGEAVFIDLDGRIVSRQCAENAQLVPCIFEYVYFARPDSLMDGVSVYDARLRMGEYLADNVARRLRLGDIDVVMPIPDSSRPAAMQLAARLNLDYREGLIKNRYVGRTFIMPGQAVRKKSVRQKLNAIGMEFKGKNVLLVDDSIVRGTTSREIVDMARAAGANKVFFASAAPPVRFPNVYGIDMPTQKELIATGRTDEEIARTIGADALVYQDLNDMQQAVRDLNPAMARFEASCFDGQYVTGDITPEYLERLQQSRDQGSGEEHGGLQFNMGYAANDG, from the coding sequence ATGTGTGGAATCGTAGGTGTCATGGGGCGCGGCCCTGTCAACCAGTTGCTCTATGACAGCTTGCTGCTGTTGCAGCATCGCGGCCAGGATGCGGCGGGGATCGCCACCGCACAGGGCAACCAGTTCAATATGTACAAGGCGCACGGCCTGGTGCGGGACGTTTTCCGCACCCGCAACATGCGCTCGCTGCCGGGCAACAGCGGCGTCGGCCAGGTGCGCTATCCCACCGCGGGATCCAGCGACTCCGAGGAAGAGGCGCAGCCGTTCTACGTCAACGCGCCGTTCGGCATCATGATGACGCACAACGGCAACCTCACCAACTGGCGCGAGCTGCGTGAATCGCTGTTCCGCGTCGATCGCCGCCACATCAACACCAATTCCGATTCGGAAGTGCTGCTGAACGTGCTGGCGCATGAGCTGCAATCCTCCGCCAACGGCGTGTCGCTGGACGACGACGCGATCTTCCGCGCCGTCGGCGCCGTGCATCGCCGCGTCAAGGGCGCCTATGCGGTGATCGCGCAGATCGCCGGCTACGGCCTGCTGGGTTTCCGCGATCCCAACGGCATCCGTCCGCTATGCCTGGGCCGCATGGAAGGCGACGAGGGCGTGGAGTGGATGCTGGCGTCCGAATCGGTGGCGCTGGAAGGCAGCGGCTTCAGCTTCGTGCGCGATATCGCGCCCGGCGAGGCCGTCTTCATCGACCTGGACGGCCGCATCGTCAGCCGCCAGTGCGCCGAGAACGCCCAACTGGTTCCCTGCATTTTCGAGTACGTGTACTTCGCCCGTCCCGATTCGCTGATGGACGGCGTCTCGGTCTACGACGCGCGCCTGCGCATGGGCGAATACCTGGCCGACAACGTCGCGCGCCGCCTGCGTCTCGGCGATATCGACGTGGTCATGCCCATCCCCGATTCCTCGCGTCCGGCGGCCATGCAACTGGCAGCCCGCCTGAACCTGGACTATCGCGAGGGCCTGATCAAGAACCGCTACGTCGGCCGCACCTTCATCATGCCGGGCCAGGCCGTGCGCAAGAAGTCGGTGCGCCAGAAGCTCAACGCCATCGGCATGGAGTTCAAGGGCAAGAACGTGCTGCTGGTGGACGACTCCATCGTGCGCGGCACCACCAGCCGCGAAATCGTCGACATGGCGCGCGCGGCCGGCGCCAACAAGGTGTTCTTCGCCTCGGCGGCGCCCCCGGTGCGTTTCCCCAACGTGTACGGCATAGACATGCCGACGCAGAAGGAACTCATCGCCACCGGCCGCACGGACGAGGAAATCGCCCGCACCATCGGCGCCGACGCGCTGGTCTACCAGGACCTGAACGATATGCAGCAGGCGGTGCGCGACCTGAATCCGGCCATGGCGCGCTTCGAGGCGTCCTGCTTCGACGGCCAGTACGTCACCGGCGACATCACGCCCGAATACCTGGAGCGCCTGCAACAAAGCCGCGACCAGGGCAGCGGCGAGGAGCACGGCGGCCTGCAGTTCAACATGGGCTACGCCGCCAACGACGGCTGA
- the frr gene encoding ribosome recycling factor, translated as MSVADIKKSAESRMSKSIDTLKVNLSKIRTGRAHTGILDHVLVEYYGSPVPVGQVANVNLVDARTLNVQPYEKQMAGPIEKAIRESDLGLNPVSMGESIRVPMPALTEERRRDLTKVVRNEGEDAKIAVRNLRREANDALKKLVKDKSISEDDERRAQDDVQKLTDRCVADIDKLVTQKEAEIMTV; from the coding sequence ATGAGCGTCGCAGACATCAAAAAATCGGCCGAATCCCGCATGAGCAAGTCCATCGACACGCTCAAGGTCAACCTGTCGAAAATCCGCACCGGCCGTGCCCACACCGGCATCCTGGACCACGTGCTGGTCGAGTACTACGGTTCGCCCGTGCCGGTGGGCCAGGTGGCCAACGTCAACCTGGTCGACGCGCGCACCCTGAACGTGCAGCCCTATGAAAAGCAGATGGCCGGCCCGATCGAGAAGGCCATCCGCGAGTCGGACCTGGGCCTGAACCCGGTGTCCATGGGCGAAAGCATCCGCGTGCCCATGCCCGCCCTGACCGAGGAGCGCCGCCGCGACCTGACCAAGGTGGTGCGCAACGAAGGCGAGGACGCCAAGATCGCCGTGCGCAACCTGCGCCGCGAGGCCAACGACGCCTTGAAGAAGCTGGTCAAGGACAAGTCGATCTCGGAAGACGACGAGCGCCGCGCCCAGGACGACGTGCAGAAGCTGACCGACCGCTGCGTCGCCGACATCGACAAGCTGGTCACCCAGAAAGAAGCGGAGATCATGACCGTCTGA
- the uppS gene encoding polyprenyl diphosphate synthase has translation MGLISTTQAVPETSAVPRHVAIIMDGNGRWATRRHLPRTAGHAKGVQAVRRVVEGCGRLGVRYLTLFAFSSENWRRPAEEVSLLMRLFVQALEREVDKLDGQGVRLRVVGDLAPFEPRLRDLIEQAQARTAHHDRLHLSICANYGGRWDILQATRRMLAENPELAQHPEGIDEATLTRYLSMAWAPEPDLFIRTGGEQRISNYLIWQLAYTELYFTDRYWPDFGAAELEAAFEWYRTRERRFGRTSAQLGKR, from the coding sequence ATGGGTTTGATCAGCACCACCCAGGCCGTTCCCGAGACATCGGCGGTCCCCCGGCACGTGGCCATCATCATGGATGGCAACGGCCGCTGGGCCACGCGCCGGCATTTGCCGCGCACGGCCGGCCACGCCAAGGGCGTGCAGGCGGTGCGCCGCGTCGTCGAGGGTTGCGGACGCCTGGGCGTGCGCTACCTGACGCTGTTCGCCTTCAGTTCGGAGAACTGGCGCCGCCCGGCCGAGGAAGTCTCGCTGCTCATGCGCCTGTTCGTGCAGGCGCTGGAGCGCGAGGTCGACAAGCTGGACGGGCAGGGCGTGCGCCTGCGCGTGGTGGGCGACCTGGCGCCTTTCGAGCCGCGCCTGCGCGACCTGATCGAGCAGGCGCAGGCGCGCACGGCCCATCACGACCGCCTGCACCTGTCGATCTGCGCCAACTACGGCGGCCGCTGGGACATCCTGCAGGCGACACGCCGCATGCTGGCGGAGAATCCCGAGCTGGCGCAGCATCCCGAGGGCATCGACGAAGCCACGCTGACGCGCTACCTGTCCATGGCCTGGGCGCCCGAGCCCGACCTGTTCATCCGCACCGGCGGCGAGCAGCGCATTTCCAATTACCTGATCTGGCAATTGGCCTATACCGAGCTTTATTTCACCGACCGCTACTGGCCGGATTTCGGCGCCGCCGAACTCGAGGCGGCGTTCGAGTGGTATCGCACCCGCGAGCGCCGCTTCGGCCGCACCAGCGCGCAGTTGGGCAAACGCTGA
- a CDS encoding disulfide bond formation protein B, producing the protein MFASNRRLLILIALLSFAAVGVALVSQYAFDMQPCAYCVLQRLIYLVVGVVCLLTALGGGVLRRLGALLGLALSACGIWAAYYQYTVASKLLSCAQTFADRFIASLGLDTLLPQVFGAYATCADAVVKVLGVEYALWSLGLFVILALLSLAALLKRA; encoded by the coding sequence ATGTTCGCCTCCAACCGACGCTTGCTGATCCTGATTGCCCTGTTGTCCTTCGCCGCCGTCGGCGTGGCCCTGGTCTCGCAATACGCGTTCGATATGCAGCCCTGCGCCTATTGCGTGCTGCAACGCCTGATCTACCTGGTGGTGGGGGTGGTGTGCCTGCTCACCGCGCTGGGCGGCGGCGTGCTGCGCCGGCTCGGCGCCCTGCTGGGGCTGGCGCTGTCCGCCTGCGGCATATGGGCGGCCTATTACCAGTACACGGTGGCGTCCAAGCTGCTGTCCTGCGCCCAGACCTTCGCCGACCGCTTCATCGCCAGCCTGGGGCTGGACACGCTGCTGCCGCAGGTCTTCGGCGCCTACGCCACCTGCGCGGACGCCGTGGTCAAGGTCCTGGGCGTGGAGTATGCCCTGTGGAGCCTGGGATTGTTCGTGATCCTGGCGCTGCTGTCGCTGGCGGCGCTGCTCAAGCGCGCCTGA
- the rpsB gene encoding 30S ribosomal protein S2, which produces MSLMREMLEAGVHFGHQTRYWNPKMAQYIFGQRNKIHIINLEQTVAKYQEATKFVKQLAARGGNILFVGTKRAAREIVAGEAARAGMPYVDARWLGGMLTNFKTVKTSIKRLKDMETVVADGGAERMIKKEGLLFQRELDKLNKSIGGIKDMNGLPDALFVIDVGYHKIAIAEARTLGIPVVAVVDTNHSPDGIDYVIPGNDDSAKAIALYAKGIADAVLEGREQNLHGLVEGAGEEGQEEFVEVQDGQA; this is translated from the coding sequence ATGTCCCTCATGCGTGAAATGCTGGAAGCCGGTGTCCACTTTGGCCACCAAACCCGTTACTGGAACCCGAAGATGGCGCAGTACATCTTCGGTCAGCGTAACAAGATTCACATCATCAACCTGGAACAGACGGTCGCCAAGTACCAGGAAGCCACCAAGTTCGTGAAGCAACTGGCTGCCCGCGGCGGCAACATCCTGTTCGTCGGCACCAAGCGCGCCGCCCGTGAAATCGTCGCCGGCGAAGCCGCCCGCGCCGGCATGCCCTACGTCGACGCCCGCTGGCTCGGCGGCATGCTGACCAACTTCAAGACGGTCAAGACCTCGATCAAGCGCCTGAAGGACATGGAAACGGTCGTGGCCGACGGCGGCGCCGAGCGCATGATCAAGAAGGAAGGCCTGCTGTTCCAGCGCGAACTGGACAAGCTGAACAAGTCGATCGGCGGCATCAAGGACATGAACGGCCTGCCCGACGCCCTGTTCGTCATCGACGTCGGCTATCACAAGATCGCCATCGCCGAAGCGCGCACGCTGGGCATCCCGGTCGTGGCCGTGGTCGACACCAACCACTCGCCCGACGGCATCGATTACGTCATCCCCGGCAACGACGACTCGGCCAAGGCGATCGCGCTGTACGCCAAGGGCATCGCCGACGCCGTGCTGGAAGGCCGTGAGCAGAACCTGCATGGTCTGGTCGAAGGCGCCGGCGAGGAAGGCCAGGAAGAATTCGTGGAAGTGCAGGACGGCCAGGCCTAA
- the pyrH gene encoding UMP kinase, whose product MATRSYKRVLLKLSGEALMGDDAFGINRATIARMTEEIAEIVALGVELAIVIGGGNIFRGVAPGAQGMDRATADYMGMMATIMNALALQDALKHRSVDTRVQSALNIEQVVEPYIRPKALRYLEEGKVVIFAAGTGNPFFTTDTAAALRGAEIGAEIVLKATKVDGIYSADPNKDPEATRYARISFDEAIVRRLEVMDATAFALCRDQKLPIKVFSINKSGALKRAVSGEDEGTLVHV is encoded by the coding sequence ATGGCAACCAGATCGTACAAACGGGTTCTTCTCAAGCTGTCCGGCGAGGCGCTGATGGGCGATGACGCCTTCGGGATCAATCGCGCGACCATCGCGCGCATGACCGAGGAAATCGCCGAGATCGTCGCCTTGGGCGTCGAGCTCGCCATCGTCATCGGCGGCGGCAACATTTTCCGCGGCGTGGCGCCGGGCGCCCAGGGCATGGACCGGGCCACCGCCGACTACATGGGCATGATGGCCACCATCATGAACGCCCTGGCCCTGCAGGACGCGCTCAAGCACCGCAGCGTCGACACGCGCGTGCAATCGGCGCTGAACATCGAGCAGGTCGTCGAACCCTACATCCGTCCGAAGGCGCTGCGCTACCTCGAAGAGGGCAAGGTCGTCATTTTCGCGGCGGGCACCGGCAACCCCTTCTTCACCACCGATACGGCCGCCGCGCTGCGCGGCGCCGAGATCGGCGCGGAAATCGTGCTCAAGGCCACCAAGGTCGACGGCATCTACAGCGCGGACCCCAACAAGGATCCCGAGGCGACGCGTTATGCTCGCATCAGTTTCGATGAGGCCATCGTGCGCCGCCTGGAAGTCATGGACGCCACCGCGTTCGCCCTGTGCCGCGACCAGAAGCTGCCCATCAAGGTCTTTTCCATCAACAAATCGGGAGCCTTGAAGCGCGCCGTCAGCGGCGAGGACGAAGGCACGCTGGTACACGTTTGA
- a CDS encoding phosphatidate cytidylyltransferase: MLGQRIATAVVLLIVLGLAMSVATPWPFLALLALATGCAGWEWLRLTLPRPGAAVLGGVLLGLASLALAALWLQAPAAAASQWASAIMFRGVVPLAVALWIVVAIPTVVRGRADVAPASAGLSLFAVPALLAAWAVLAMLFAQRGPWFVLSLLAVVWVADIAAYFAGRAFGRRKLAPRVSPGKTVEGALAGVLAVVAWIALSSQWAPTFGAALVARWGWGGALPLAAVLAALSIIGDLFESLLKRRAGRKDSSALLPGHGGVYDRIDAVLPVAPLAFILIGVAF, from the coding sequence ATGCTAGGCCAGCGTATCGCTACCGCCGTCGTTTTGCTGATCGTGCTGGGTCTGGCCATGAGCGTCGCCACGCCATGGCCTTTCCTGGCCTTGCTGGCCCTGGCCACCGGCTGCGCCGGCTGGGAATGGCTGCGGCTGACCCTGCCCAGGCCCGGCGCCGCCGTGCTCGGCGGCGTGCTGCTGGGGCTGGCGTCCCTGGCCTTGGCCGCGCTCTGGCTCCAGGCCCCCGCGGCGGCGGCCAGCCAGTGGGCCAGCGCCATCATGTTCCGCGGCGTGGTTCCCCTGGCCGTGGCGCTCTGGATCGTGGTGGCCATTCCGACCGTGGTCCGGGGCCGCGCCGACGTCGCGCCGGCCAGCGCGGGCCTGAGCCTGTTCGCCGTGCCGGCGCTGCTCGCGGCCTGGGCGGTGCTGGCCATGCTGTTCGCGCAGCGCGGGCCGTGGTTCGTGCTGTCGCTGCTGGCGGTGGTCTGGGTGGCCGATATCGCCGCCTATTTCGCCGGCCGCGCCTTCGGCCGCCGCAAGCTGGCGCCCCGCGTCAGCCCGGGCAAGACGGTGGAGGGCGCGCTGGCCGGCGTGCTGGCCGTGGTGGCCTGGATCGCGCTCAGCAGCCAGTGGGCGCCGACCTTCGGCGCCGCCCTGGTGGCGCGCTGGGGCTGGGGCGGCGCCTTGCCGCTGGCCGCCGTGCTGGCGGCGCTGTCCATCATCGGCGACCTGTTCGAATCCCTGCTCAAGCGGCGCGCCGGCCGCAAGGATTCCAGCGCCTTGCTGCCGGGCCACGGCGGCGTCTACGACCGCATCGACGCCGTCCTGCCGGTGGCGCCGTTGGCCTTCATTCTTATCGGAGTCGCGTTTTGA
- a CDS encoding CvpA family protein: MTGFDFVVMAILAVSAVLGLVRGLLKEVLSLLAYGLAFVAAIWWGPTVYGWLAGMIETTMLRMGVAYAAVFIVVLLLVGLVNMTLAALIRTTGLTPADHGLGALFGLLRGLLIVLVLVALAGYTPLPQEPWWRDAMFSHAATEAVIHTKGWLPPSLASLLPY; this comes from the coding sequence GTGACCGGCTTCGATTTCGTCGTGATGGCGATCCTGGCCGTTTCGGCGGTGCTGGGGTTGGTGCGCGGCCTGCTCAAGGAAGTGCTGTCGCTGCTGGCCTACGGGCTGGCGTTCGTGGCGGCCATCTGGTGGGGCCCCACGGTATACGGCTGGCTGGCCGGGATGATCGAGACCACCATGCTGCGCATGGGCGTGGCGTATGCGGCGGTCTTCATCGTGGTGCTGCTGCTGGTCGGGCTGGTCAACATGACGCTCGCGGCCCTGATACGCACCACCGGCCTGACGCCGGCGGATCATGGATTGGGCGCGTTGTTCGGCCTGCTGCGGGGCCTGCTCATCGTGCTGGTGCTGGTGGCCCTCGCCGGCTATACGCCGCTGCCGCAGGAGCCGTGGTGGCGCGACGCGATGTTTTCTCATGCGGCCACAGAAGCCGTCATACATACCAAGGGCTGGCTGCCGCCGTCGCTGGCGTCATTGCTGCCTTATTGA
- a CDS encoding [protein-PII] uridylyltransferase, whose product MTAPDIPALRERMRDSRQKAIESFRAHERPDTLLHELRRITDHTLRELVKQCPLPAGAALAAVGGYGRGELYPYSDVDLLILLPHAPSERDESAIGQLVAALWDLGMEPGHSVRTIEDCEREAQADITVETALLESRWLAGSRALIRQFEAAMHARLDPAKFFRAKRIEMQQRHARYQDTPYALEPNCKESPGGLRDLQVILWMARAAGFGESWREVANAGLLTASEARNLRRAEQAFKRLRIELHLLAKRREDRVLFDLQPALAEVYGIKATATRRASELLMQRYYWAARLVTQLNTILVQNIEERLFPRPAEDAQAIDEDFRSLHGRLDIIRDDAFERNPTLLLRAFLTMQQHQELKGMSARTLRAIWHARDRIDAQFRRNPVNRKLFLQILQQPAGIVHELRRMTMLNILPRYLPVFRRIVGQMQHDLFHVYTVDQHTLQVIRNLRRFTMPEHAQEYPLASQLISELDDHWLLYVAALFHDIAKGRGGDHSELGSRDVRRFAHEHGLAPADAELVEFLVRQHLLMSTVAQKRDLSDPEVVREFAAAVKDERHLTALYLLTVADIRGTSPKVWNAWKGKLLEDLYRLTLRALGGGQADAHTVLTDRKAEAARLTRLGGLRDDAREAFWKQLDVAYFLRHDASDIAWHTRHLYHRPAPEEAVVKARPTEQGEGLQVMVYTRDVPDLFMVICGFFDAKSLSIQDARIHTTRHGYALDSFIVLLPEGQQDLRAQATLVEHELAARLREARTDAQPAASQGAMYGRARLSRMSRMFPVPPQVELQPDERSQSWRLQVTATDRSGLLHALARVFARHAVNLQMAKVMTLGDRVEDVFILEGSALERPRSQMRFEHDILEALAGDNAQKAAA is encoded by the coding sequence ATGACCGCCCCGGACATCCCCGCGCTACGCGAGCGCATGCGTGACAGCCGGCAGAAGGCCATCGAGTCCTTCCGCGCGCACGAACGGCCGGATACGCTGCTGCACGAGCTGCGCCGCATCACCGACCACACGCTGCGCGAGCTCGTCAAGCAATGCCCCCTGCCCGCCGGCGCCGCCCTGGCGGCGGTGGGCGGCTACGGGCGCGGCGAACTCTACCCCTATTCCGACGTCGACCTGCTCATCCTGCTGCCGCACGCGCCGTCCGAGCGCGACGAAAGCGCCATCGGCCAGTTGGTGGCGGCGCTCTGGGACCTGGGCATGGAGCCGGGCCACAGCGTGCGGACCATCGAGGACTGCGAGCGCGAGGCCCAGGCCGACATCACGGTCGAGACCGCGCTGCTGGAGTCGCGCTGGCTGGCGGGCAGCCGCGCGCTGATCCGGCAGTTCGAGGCCGCCATGCACGCGCGCCTGGACCCCGCCAAGTTCTTCCGCGCCAAGCGCATCGAAATGCAGCAGCGCCATGCGCGCTACCAGGACACGCCGTACGCGCTGGAGCCGAACTGCAAGGAATCGCCCGGCGGCCTGCGCGACCTGCAGGTGATCCTGTGGATGGCGCGCGCGGCCGGCTTCGGCGAAAGCTGGCGCGAGGTCGCCAACGCGGGCCTGCTCACGGCGTCCGAGGCGCGCAACCTGCGCCGGGCCGAGCAGGCCTTCAAGCGCCTGCGCATCGAACTGCACCTGCTGGCCAAGCGCCGCGAGGACCGCGTGCTGTTCGACCTGCAGCCGGCCCTGGCCGAGGTCTACGGCATCAAGGCCACCGCCACGCGGCGCGCCAGCGAGCTGTTGATGCAGCGCTATTACTGGGCCGCGCGCCTGGTGACGCAGCTCAACACCATCCTGGTGCAGAACATCGAGGAACGGCTGTTCCCGCGCCCGGCCGAGGACGCGCAGGCCATCGACGAGGATTTCCGCAGCCTGCACGGCCGCCTGGACATCATTCGCGACGACGCCTTCGAGCGCAATCCCACCTTGCTGCTGCGCGCCTTCCTCACCATGCAGCAGCACCAGGAACTCAAGGGCATGTCGGCGCGCACGCTGCGCGCCATCTGGCATGCGCGCGACCGCATCGACGCGCAGTTCCGCCGCAATCCGGTCAACCGCAAGCTGTTCCTGCAGATATTGCAGCAGCCGGCGGGCATCGTGCACGAGCTGCGCCGCATGACCATGCTGAACATCCTGCCCCGCTACCTGCCCGTGTTCCGGCGCATCGTGGGACAGATGCAGCATGACCTGTTCCACGTCTATACCGTGGACCAGCACACCCTCCAGGTCATCCGCAACCTGCGCCGCTTCACCATGCCGGAGCACGCGCAGGAATATCCGCTCGCCAGCCAGTTGATTTCGGAGCTGGACGACCACTGGCTGCTCTACGTGGCCGCGCTGTTCCACGACATCGCCAAGGGCCGCGGCGGCGATCATTCCGAACTGGGCTCGCGCGACGTGCGCCGCTTCGCGCACGAACACGGCCTGGCGCCGGCCGACGCCGAACTGGTCGAGTTCCTGGTGCGCCAGCACCTGCTGATGTCGACGGTCGCGCAGAAGCGCGACCTGTCCGATCCCGAGGTGGTGCGCGAGTTCGCCGCCGCGGTCAAGGACGAACGCCACCTGACGGCGCTCTACCTGCTGACCGTGGCCGATATCCGCGGCACCAGTCCCAAGGTCTGGAACGCCTGGAAGGGCAAGCTGCTGGAGGACCTCTACCGCCTGACCCTGCGCGCGCTGGGCGGCGGCCAGGCCGACGCCCACACGGTGCTCACCGACCGCAAGGCCGAAGCCGCGCGGCTGACGCGCCTGGGCGGGCTGCGCGACGACGCCCGCGAAGCGTTCTGGAAGCAACTGGACGTGGCCTACTTCCTCCGCCACGACGCTTCCGACATCGCCTGGCATACGCGCCATCTCTACCACCGCCCCGCGCCGGAGGAGGCCGTGGTCAAGGCGCGCCCCACCGAACAGGGCGAAGGCCTCCAGGTCATGGTCTACACCCGCGACGTGCCGGACCTGTTCATGGTGATCTGCGGCTTTTTCGACGCCAAGTCGCTCAGCATCCAGGACGCCCGCATCCACACCACGCGGCACGGCTACGCGCTGGACAGCTTCATCGTCCTGCTGCCCGAGGGGCAGCAGGACCTGCGCGCCCAGGCCACGCTGGTCGAACACGAACTGGCGGCGCGCCTGCGCGAAGCGCGGACCGATGCGCAGCCCGCGGCGTCGCAGGGCGCGATGTACGGACGCGCGCGGCTCTCGCGCATGTCGCGCATGTTCCCGGTGCCGCCGCAGGTCGAACTGCAGCCCGACGAACGCAGCCAGTCGTGGCGCCTGCAGGTGACCGCCACCGACCGCTCCGGCCTGCTGCACGCCCTGGCGCGCGTGTTCGCGCGCCACGCGGTCAATCTGCAGATGGCCAAGGTGATGACGCTGGGCGACCGCGTCGAGGACGTCTTCATCCTCGAAGGCTCGGCGCTGGAGCGGCCGCGCTCGCAAATGCGGTTCGAGCACGACATACTGGAAGCCCTCGCGGGCGACAATGCGCAGAAGGCGGCCGCCTGA